From the genome of Dehalococcoidia bacterium, one region includes:
- a CDS encoding radical SAM protein, whose protein sequence is MSATAADAATELLITETFASVQGEGLRAGTPTAFLRLARCPLRCAWCDSAYTFQGGERVTLDDAIARLAGFGPLPNVCITGGEPLVQRRAVQALIPRLFAELPSLQSIEIETSGFLPLWAAEQRLHWNLDVKCPLSGMERHNRWQNIDLLREGDEVKFVIAGREDFEYAVRVVRERLAALPVVSYFNPAWGLVEPRELVAWLLAAGPPNTRLGLQQHKYIWGPDVIGV, encoded by the coding sequence TTGAGCGCGACCGCCGCCGACGCCGCGACCGAGCTGCTGATCACCGAAACCTTCGCCAGCGTGCAGGGCGAAGGGCTGCGCGCCGGCACGCCCACGGCCTTCCTGCGGCTGGCGCGCTGCCCGCTGCGCTGTGCCTGGTGCGACTCGGCGTACACCTTTCAGGGCGGCGAGCGCGTGACGCTGGACGACGCGATCGCACGGCTCGCCGGCTTCGGGCCGCTGCCCAACGTGTGCATCACCGGCGGCGAGCCGCTGGTGCAGCGCCGCGCGGTGCAGGCATTGATCCCGCGCCTGTTCGCCGAGTTGCCGTCCCTGCAATCGATCGAGATCGAGACCTCCGGCTTTCTGCCGCTCTGGGCGGCGGAGCAACGCCTGCACTGGAATCTCGACGTCAAATGCCCGCTCTCCGGCATGGAGCGGCATAACCGCTGGCAGAACATCGACCTGCTGCGCGAGGGCGACGAGGTCAAGTTTGTCATCGCCGGCCGTGAGGACTTCGAGTATGCCGTGCGCGTGGTGCGCGAGCGGCTGGCGGCTTTGCCGGTGGTCAGCTACTTCAATCCCGCCTGGGGTCTGGTTGAACCCAGGGAGCTTGTCGCGTGGCTGCTCGCGGCCGGCCCGCCCAACACGCGCCTGGGCCTGCAGCAGCACAAGTACATCTGGGGCCCGGACGTGATCGGCGTGTAG
- a CDS encoding cupredoxin family copper-binding protein codes for MFTRLNRRAAAGAAVALLAAVTITAGNLPASADTASVSINGFAFMPASVSVTAGSTVTWTQNQSGVMHTVTADNGSFDSGALATGRTFSMTFSTAGTFAYHCSIHPSMHGTVTVTAAAAPAGNSGSTAATPSSSGNTGGGSPANAAPSGGRSASLSAGYNLVGPPGGTSFGDSTAFAFDPQSNMYVQLGAGEQTQAGQGYWLLSDNGGSMALGAGSTAPASFMAAPGAWQLVGDPSGTEAALVSGADAVWTYDPASGQYQPATMLQPGQGAWAMSQAGGKITITPGGQAATATPSPTPSPAPQPTQQPQTQPTQQPTPQPVQPTMQPYIPPRYGPGIVSPMMPMPMPRPMPMPY; via the coding sequence GTGTTTACTCGACTCAACCGGCGCGCGGCGGCCGGCGCGGCGGTGGCGCTGCTCGCCGCCGTGACGATCACCGCCGGTAACCTGCCGGCCAGTGCCGACACCGCCTCGGTCAGCATCAACGGCTTCGCCTTCATGCCCGCCTCCGTCAGCGTCACGGCCGGCAGCACCGTCACCTGGACACAGAACCAGTCCGGCGTCATGCATACCGTCACCGCAGACAACGGCAGCTTCGATTCCGGGGCGCTGGCCACGGGGCGAACGTTCTCGATGACGTTCAGCACGGCCGGCACCTTCGCCTATCACTGCAGCATTCATCCCTCCATGCACGGCACGGTCACCGTCACCGCCGCGGCCGCTCCCGCCGGCAACAGCGGCAGCACGGCCGCCACACCGAGCAGCAGCGGCAATACCGGTGGCGGCAGTCCCGCCAACGCCGCGCCCAGCGGCGGACGCAGCGCAAGCCTTAGCGCCGGCTACAACCTGGTCGGCCCGCCCGGCGGCACGAGCTTCGGCGACAGCACCGCCTTCGCCTTCGACCCGCAGTCGAACATGTACGTCCAGCTCGGCGCCGGCGAGCAGACGCAGGCCGGCCAGGGCTACTGGCTGCTGAGCGACAACGGCGGCAGCATGGCGCTCGGCGCCGGCAGCACGGCGCCCGCCAGCTTCATGGCCGCGCCCGGCGCCTGGCAGTTGGTCGGCGACCCGAGCGGCACCGAAGCCGCGCTCGTCAGCGGCGCCGACGCCGTGTGGACCTACGACCCGGCGAGCGGACAGTACCAGCCAGCGACGATGTTGCAGCCGGGGCAGGGCGCCTGGGCGATGTCGCAGGCGGGCGGCAAGATCACGATCACCCCGGGCGGCCAGGCGGCAACGGCCACCCCGTCGCCGACTCCGTCCCCCGCGCCACAGCCCACGCAGCAGCCGCAAACGCAGCCCACTCAGCAACCGACTCCGCAGCCGGTGCAGCCCACGATGCAGCCGTACATTCCCCCGCGCTACGGGCCTGGCATTGTCAGCCCGATGATGCCGATGCCCATGCCGCGGCCGATGCCGATGCCCTACTAA
- a CDS encoding PspA/IM30 family protein produces the protein MGILSRMSTIFKSKVNRALDKAENPGETLDYSYERQLEQVQNFKRGIVEVTTAKKRLELQSSQLRADVQRMDNQARQALAADREDLARTVLVRKQAAQQQLDGLDQQITALNDQQQKLSDAEARLSAKVESFRTQKEVIKAQYSAAKAQVKIGEAVTGISEEMTDVGSAIDRAQNKTSQMQARAGAIDELVNTGVLADVTAVGGGNDVDRQLAQITAQSGVDDELAKMKAELGAPGQRPQIGPPGSH, from the coding sequence ATGGGCATCCTGAGCCGCATGTCGACGATCTTCAAGTCGAAGGTCAACCGGGCTCTCGACAAGGCCGAGAATCCGGGCGAAACGCTGGACTACTCCTACGAGCGGCAGCTCGAGCAGGTGCAGAACTTCAAGCGCGGCATCGTCGAGGTGACCACCGCAAAGAAGCGCCTCGAGTTGCAGTCGTCGCAGTTGCGCGCTGACGTGCAGCGCATGGACAACCAGGCCCGGCAGGCGCTGGCCGCGGATCGGGAAGACCTTGCCCGCACCGTGCTGGTGCGCAAGCAGGCGGCGCAGCAGCAGCTCGACGGCCTCGACCAGCAGATCACCGCGCTGAACGATCAGCAGCAGAAGCTGAGCGACGCGGAGGCGCGGCTCTCGGCCAAGGTCGAATCCTTCCGCACGCAGAAGGAAGTGATCAAGGCGCAGTACTCGGCGGCCAAGGCGCAGGTGAAGATCGGCGAGGCTGTGACCGGCATCTCCGAGGAGATGACCGACGTTGGCTCGGCGATCGATCGGGCGCAGAACAAGACGTCGCAGATGCAGGCGCGGGCGGGCGCGATCGACGAGCTGGTCAACACCGGCGTGCTGGCGGACGTGACCGCCGTGGGGGGCGGCAACGACGTCGACCGGCAGCTCGCACAGATCACGGCACAGTCCGGCGTTGACGACGAGCTGGCGAAGATGAAGGCGGAGCTGGGCGCTCCCGGTCAGCGGCCCCAGATCGGGCCGCCGGGCAGCCACTGA
- a CDS encoding serine/threonine-protein kinase, which produces MPDPGTAFGRYAILGTLGKGGFATVYRARDQALEREVAIKVLLPHLAEDPEIRQRFVAEARGIARLRHPNIATIYDVGEADGLPFFTMELIEGPTLARLLLGGPLPPAQVVALIRSLASAIDYLHRAGLVHRDIKPANIMLEAGGRVVLMDFGIARAIDQTTHTRTGTSLGTPEYMSPEQVRGERVGPASDIYALGVLTYNLLAGKPPFSGDTAYLLFAHAYEPPPPLREQRPNLPEAIYAAVGQALAKDPLQRLATAAAFAAALAGEAVVPPASVAGPAGDDAGMVNIARPRQFGAAPSAVEAADTRPSATLPTTFGAPATAPALPPAHAPAPIARAAVTSRRRRTLLVAIAAAVVVLVAAGGTAVLLTRSGGKQQANTAVAPGETAAPEPTDDGGAAGPAGASSPAPANISASAASAAPSSPAQAAPTTAAAGNPPAGSGATPDAGVQKQLSAAALSEAELGTGYLKLDESTELTRQAGVIATYDEAFLNLDLTGAGIQIAAVTLDAYTDPTAASAGLKTGTSSAFADTGADVKFQPASGGPKLGDETTTFKVTGQSEGVDLSGYAILWRRGRYTAGVLLLGTAAGGIDATTKLAQKQDDRLKSAAP; this is translated from the coding sequence ATGCCAGATCCCGGCACCGCCTTCGGCCGCTATGCGATCCTTGGCACGCTCGGCAAGGGCGGCTTCGCCACGGTGTACCGCGCCCGCGATCAGGCGCTCGAACGCGAGGTAGCGATCAAGGTGCTGCTGCCGCACCTGGCCGAAGACCCTGAAATCCGCCAGCGTTTCGTCGCCGAGGCTCGCGGTATTGCCCGGCTGCGCCACCCCAACATCGCCACGATCTACGACGTAGGCGAAGCGGACGGCCTGCCCTTCTTCACCATGGAGCTGATCGAAGGGCCGACACTGGCGCGCCTGCTGCTCGGCGGACCGCTGCCGCCGGCACAGGTGGTCGCGCTCATTCGCAGCCTCGCCTCGGCGATCGACTACCTGCACCGGGCTGGGCTGGTGCATCGGGACATCAAGCCGGCCAACATTATGCTCGAAGCCGGCGGGCGCGTGGTGCTGATGGACTTCGGCATCGCCCGCGCCATCGACCAGACCACGCACACGCGCACCGGCACCTCGCTGGGCACACCGGAGTACATGTCGCCGGAGCAGGTGCGCGGTGAGCGCGTCGGCCCGGCCAGCGACATCTACGCCCTCGGCGTGCTTACCTACAACCTGCTGGCCGGCAAGCCGCCCTTCAGTGGTGATACGGCCTACCTGCTGTTCGCCCATGCCTACGAACCGCCGCCGCCGCTGCGCGAACAGCGCCCCAACCTGCCCGAAGCGATCTATGCGGCGGTCGGCCAAGCGCTGGCAAAGGATCCGCTGCAGCGCCTCGCCACGGCCGCCGCCTTCGCCGCCGCGCTGGCCGGCGAGGCCGTCGTGCCGCCGGCAAGCGTGGCCGGCCCGGCCGGAGACGACGCCGGCATGGTCAATATTGCCCGTCCGCGGCAGTTCGGCGCCGCGCCGAGCGCGGTGGAGGCGGCCGACACCCGCCCCAGTGCCACGCTGCCAACCACGTTCGGCGCGCCGGCCACCGCGCCGGCGCTGCCGCCGGCTCACGCCCCGGCGCCTATCGCAAGGGCGGCTGTGACATCGCGCCGGCGCCGCACGCTGCTCGTCGCGATCGCGGCCGCGGTCGTCGTCCTCGTGGCTGCTGGGGGCACGGCCGTACTGCTGACCAGGAGCGGCGGCAAGCAGCAGGCGAACACCGCCGTGGCGCCGGGGGAAACCGCCGCGCCTGAGCCGACGGATGACGGCGGCGCGGCGGGGCCGGCGGGAGCGAGCAGCCCCGCCCCGGCGAACATTTCCGCGTCCGCGGCCTCGGCCGCACCGAGCAGCCCCGCGCAGGCCGCTCCGACCACCGCCGCGGCGGGCAATCCGCCGGCCGGCTCCGGCGCGACGCCCGATGCCGGCGTACAAAAGCAACTCTCGGCCGCGGCGCTGAGCGAAGCGGAGCTTGGCACGGGTTACCTGAAGCTCGACGAGAGCACCGAATTGACCAGGCAAGCCGGCGTCATCGCGACCTATGACGAGGCGTTCCTCAACCTCGATCTGACCGGCGCCGGCATCCAGATCGCCGCGGTCACGCTCGACGCCTACACCGATCCAACCGCCGCGTCCGCGGGGCTGAAGACCGGCACCAGCTCGGCATTCGCCGATACGGGTGCAGACGTGAAGTTCCAGCCGGCTTCGGGCGGGCCGAAGCTGGGCGATGAAACGACCACCTTCAAAGTCACGGGCCAGAGTGAGGGCGTGGATCTTTCCGGTTACGCCATCCTCTGGCGCCGAGGACGGTATACGGCCGGCGTGCTGCTGCTCGGCACCGCGGCCGGCGGCATCGACGCCACGACGAAGCTCGCGCAAAAGCAGGACGATCGCCTGAAATCTGCCGCGCCGTAA
- a CDS encoding glutamine amidotransferase yields MQFRLRLAHLYPNLMNLYGDRGNIRSLRFRCEARQIALVVDDINVDERFDPRAYDLVFIGGGQDREQQRIAPDLLEKGEAIKEAVEADLPALAVCGGYQFFGEYYQTGAGERLPGIGLFKMYTVHPGEAAERCIGNVVAEWEDQRLVGFENHGGRTYLHGNTEPLAHVIAGFGNNGEDGSEGARYRNAFGTYLHGSLLPKNPAFADRLIGLALARKYGEQIELAPLDDSLEAQAREDATAIALRDRGAARRSRLPLGIGRLTARFAGRKAASDRTARPAGDLRPAHLPVRPGQR; encoded by the coding sequence ATGCAATTTCGCTTACGGCTCGCCCATCTCTACCCGAACCTGATGAACCTCTACGGCGACCGCGGCAACATCCGCAGCCTGCGCTTCCGCTGCGAAGCCCGGCAGATCGCCCTGGTGGTGGACGATATCAACGTCGACGAGCGCTTCGACCCGCGGGCCTATGACCTCGTCTTCATTGGCGGTGGCCAGGACCGCGAGCAGCAGCGCATCGCCCCGGATCTGCTGGAGAAGGGCGAGGCGATCAAGGAGGCCGTCGAGGCCGATCTGCCGGCGCTGGCCGTGTGCGGCGGCTATCAGTTCTTCGGGGAGTACTATCAGACGGGCGCCGGCGAGCGGCTGCCGGGTATCGGCCTGTTCAAGATGTACACGGTGCATCCCGGCGAGGCCGCCGAGCGCTGCATCGGCAACGTGGTGGCGGAGTGGGAAGACCAGCGGCTGGTCGGCTTCGAAAACCACGGCGGCCGCACGTATTTGCACGGCAACACGGAGCCGCTGGCTCACGTCATCGCCGGCTTCGGCAACAACGGCGAAGACGGCAGCGAGGGCGCCCGCTACCGCAATGCCTTCGGCACCTACCTGCACGGCTCGCTGCTGCCGAAGAATCCGGCCTTCGCCGACCGGCTGATCGGCCTGGCGCTGGCACGCAAGTACGGCGAGCAGATCGAGCTGGCGCCGCTCGATGACTCGCTGGAGGCCCAGGCCCGTGAGGACGCGACGGCGATCGCGCTGCGCGATCGGGGGGCCGCGCGGCGCAGCCGGCTGCCGCTGGGCATCGGCCGACTGACGGCCCGCTTCGCCGGGCGCAAAGCGGCGTCCGATCGCACGGCGCGGCCGGCCGGCGATCTGCGGCCGGCGCATCTTCCCGTCCGCCCCGGGCAGCGTTGA
- a CDS encoding MurT ligase domain-containing protein — MIAGKLFGAASRGLGRGGGTALPGVVAQRIEPRLVSRLARQLGGGRALVTGTNGKTTTARMLAEIAVAAGATPVHNRSGSNLMRGIGTTLVEAAALDGRIPDANRRCGIFEVDEATVPEAARALRPSVLLFANLFRDQLDRYGEVDSIRGLWLRALRRLAPGTTLVLNADDPSVAGLAEGYAGPLLWFGVDVPGDGGAAQAEHAADARWCHTCGAEYLYEPLYFGHIGHWRCPGCGRKRPEAQIRVTGSRADVAAGGQALEIDVCGRRVAFTLPLDGLYNAYNAAAALAGAQALGFESTPAARTLSRFSAAFGRQERVQLHGREVRLLLCKNPAGMNQALAAVLTDTRPLHLLIALNDGVQDGRDISWIWDVDFERLAGRAAFLIASGSRAADLALRLKYAGLGAAVTVERRLAAALDHALARTPAGSRLYVLPTYTAMLRLRGFVAQRGGGAAFWRQ, encoded by the coding sequence GTGATCGCGGGCAAGTTGTTCGGCGCCGCCAGCCGCGGGCTGGGGCGCGGCGGCGGCACGGCATTGCCCGGTGTCGTGGCGCAGCGGATCGAACCGCGGCTGGTGAGCCGGCTGGCCCGGCAGCTCGGCGGCGGGCGCGCCCTCGTCACCGGCACCAACGGCAAAACCACGACGGCCCGCATGCTTGCGGAGATCGCCGTCGCCGCCGGCGCCACACCGGTGCACAACCGCAGCGGCTCCAACCTGATGCGCGGGATCGGAACGACCTTGGTGGAGGCCGCGGCGCTCGACGGCCGCATCCCCGACGCCAACAGGCGCTGCGGCATCTTCGAGGTGGACGAGGCGACGGTGCCGGAAGCGGCCCGCGCCCTGCGCCCCTCCGTCCTGCTCTTCGCCAACCTCTTCCGTGACCAGCTCGACCGCTACGGCGAGGTTGACAGCATCCGCGGCCTCTGGCTGCGGGCGCTGCGACGACTGGCGCCTGGGACGACGCTCGTGCTGAACGCCGACGATCCATCGGTCGCCGGCCTGGCGGAGGGTTACGCCGGGCCGCTGCTTTGGTTCGGCGTTGACGTACCCGGCGATGGCGGGGCGGCCCAGGCGGAGCATGCGGCCGATGCGCGCTGGTGCCACACCTGTGGCGCGGAATATCTCTACGAACCGCTCTACTTCGGCCACATCGGCCACTGGCGCTGCCCCGGCTGCGGGCGCAAACGCCCCGAGGCGCAGATTCGCGTTACCGGCAGCCGCGCTGACGTCGCCGCCGGCGGTCAGGCGCTCGAGATCGATGTGTGCGGCCGGCGGGTGGCGTTCACGTTGCCGCTGGACGGGCTGTACAACGCCTATAACGCCGCGGCCGCGCTGGCGGGCGCCCAGGCCCTCGGCTTCGAAAGCACGCCGGCGGCACGCACGCTGTCGCGCTTCTCGGCGGCGTTCGGCCGACAGGAGCGCGTGCAGCTACACGGGCGCGAGGTGCGCCTGCTGCTCTGCAAGAACCCGGCGGGGATGAACCAGGCGCTCGCGGCCGTGCTGACCGACACGCGGCCGCTTCATCTGCTGATCGCGCTCAACGACGGTGTGCAGGACGGTCGCGACATCTCCTGGATCTGGGACGTGGACTTCGAGCGGCTCGCGGGCCGCGCCGCCTTCCTGATCGCCAGCGGCAGCCGCGCGGCGGACCTGGCGCTGCGGCTGAAGTACGCCGGCCTGGGCGCGGCGGTCACAGTCGAACGGCGTCTGGCCGCGGCGCTGGATCACGCGCTCGCGCGCACGCCCGCGGGCTCGCGCCTGTACGTGTTGCCGACCTACACGGCGATGCTGCGCCTGCGCGGGTTCGTTGCGCAGCGGGGCGGCGGCGCTGCCTTCTGGCGGCAGTGA
- a CDS encoding site-2 protease family protein, translated as MRGGFTGGRLFGIPIRINVSWFISLIVLTSLLGGRVFPNVLPDLPPAAQWALGLATALTFFLSIILHELGHALVARAFGIPVRSITLFLLGGVAQIAQEAKRPAGEFLIAAAGPAVTLALSALFFGLMLLSGGHRTPASVMFASLGLLNLSMGIFNLAPGFPMDGGRIFRALIWGISGSHRWATRIAAWTGRAFAAVLVVLGLFTIVGVRGLPFEGDSFTAISMVLIGLYLDSAARASLESMRLLEFLRDYRVGDLMLRDVPIINAASALQEFLPEMLAARDCDAAFVAEYADDGEGEGGRMVGLLPRGRAVTVPVRERARLTALDLMLPADSLRPAAPEDDAAGLLQRLEGEGLVAVPVVAGGEVLGLIGRSTLAHLLARRGRG; from the coding sequence ATGCGCGGGGGCTTCACCGGCGGCCGGCTGTTCGGCATTCCCATCCGCATCAACGTCTCCTGGTTCATCTCGCTGATCGTGCTCACCAGCCTGCTGGGCGGCCGCGTCTTCCCCAACGTGCTGCCCGACCTGCCGCCGGCCGCGCAGTGGGCGCTGGGCCTGGCCACGGCGCTCACCTTCTTCCTTTCGATCATCCTGCACGAGCTGGGTCACGCCCTGGTGGCGCGGGCCTTCGGCATTCCCGTGCGCAGCATCACCCTCTTCCTGCTCGGCGGCGTGGCGCAGATCGCGCAGGAGGCGAAGCGCCCCGCGGGCGAGTTCCTGATCGCCGCGGCCGGGCCGGCGGTGACGCTGGCGCTGTCGGCGTTGTTCTTCGGGCTGATGCTGCTCAGCGGCGGGCATCGCACGCCGGCCTCGGTGATGTTCGCCTCGCTTGGCCTGCTCAACCTGTCGATGGGCATCTTCAACCTCGCCCCCGGCTTCCCCATGGACGGCGGTCGCATCTTCCGCGCCCTGATCTGGGGCATCAGCGGCAGCCACCGCTGGGCGACGCGCATCGCCGCGTGGACGGGGCGTGCCTTCGCCGCTGTGCTCGTCGTGCTGGGCTTGTTCACGATCGTGGGTGTGCGCGGCCTGCCGTTTGAGGGGGACAGCTTCACCGCGATCTCGATGGTGCTGATCGGTTTGTATCTCGACAGCGCCGCCCGCGCCTCGCTGGAGTCGATGCGGTTGCTCGAGTTCCTACGCGACTACCGGGTGGGTGACCTGATGCTGCGCGACGTGCCGATTATCAATGCCGCGTCTGCGTTGCAGGAGTTCCTGCCGGAGATGCTGGCGGCGCGGGACTGCGACGCGGCGTTCGTGGCCGAGTATGCGGACGACGGCGAGGGCGAGGGCGGCCGCATGGTCGGCCTGCTGCCGCGCGGCCGCGCCGTGACCGTGCCGGTACGTGAACGCGCCCGGCTCACGGCGCTCGATCTCATGCTGCCGGCCGATTCGCTGCGCCCGGCTGCACCGGAGGACGATGCCGCGGGCCTGCTGCAGCGGCTCGAGGGCGAGGGACTGGTCGCCGTGCCCGTCGTCGCCGGCGGCGAAGTGCTCGGTCTCATCGGCCGCAGCACGCTCGCGCACCTGCTCGCCCGTCGTGGCCGCGGCTAG
- a CDS encoding helix-turn-helix domain-containing protein translates to MVLRSDAQVNHLRIVSAATDAFAEKGLAADMKEIADRAGVAVGTLYRHFPGKEEMLTAILRQAIAGKIAGIEVAEAIADPLAALRFLLAHEYSRVERYGWLTEATVSGQIPASCTASLRADVQKLDYAGRFERLIERGIEAGQLRADLDVKAAAAMLGGTALPWNYRRFAQNHGAERAAALVFATFLRGAAAE, encoded by the coding sequence ATGGTGCTTCGCAGCGATGCGCAGGTCAATCACCTGCGCATCGTCTCGGCGGCGACCGACGCCTTCGCGGAGAAGGGTCTGGCCGCGGACATGAAAGAGATCGCGGATCGGGCCGGCGTCGCGGTCGGCACGCTCTACCGGCACTTCCCCGGCAAAGAAGAGATGCTGACCGCGATCCTGCGCCAGGCGATCGCGGGCAAGATCGCCGGCATCGAGGTGGCCGAGGCGATCGCCGATCCGCTGGCGGCGCTGCGCTTCCTGCTCGCCCACGAGTACAGCCGCGTCGAACGCTACGGCTGGCTGACGGAAGCGACGGTCAGCGGCCAGATTCCGGCCTCGTGCACCGCCAGCCTGCGCGCCGATGTGCAGAAACTGGACTATGCGGGGCGCTTCGAGCGGCTGATCGAGCGCGGCATCGAGGCGGGCCAGCTACGGGCCGATCTGGACGTGAAGGCCGCGGCGGCGATGCTCGGCGGCACCGCGCTGCCCTGGAACTATCGCCGCTTCGCCCAGAACCATGGCGCCGAGCGGGCGGCGGCGCTGGTGTTTGCTACCTTCCTGCGCGGCGCCGCCGCGGAGTGA
- a CDS encoding MDR family MFS transporter produces the protein MRLRSIEYKYLVAAIYVCGLFMDIMDSTIVNVALPTLVKDFHTTNNSIEWVVTGYLLSLAVWVPASGWVGDRFGTKKTFIFAMSVFTLGSALCGLSWNTGSLIAFRLLQGIGGGMMSPVGSAMLYRVFPPQERARASAFIAVPTMIAPAVGPIVGGWLVTDLSWRWIFYINLPVGLLGLTLAITCLREHREPAAGRLDIWGFVCSGAGLALILLGLSRGPEHGWLDPSVVGSLVAGVALFVALVVFELRNTAPMLDLRLFVDRMFRNANLFMFAASGGLIGVLFLLPLFLQELRGLSALQSGLATFPQAIGMILMVQLSTRMYMVVGPKRMMLAGMLGLAVTTALFLRIDLQTDIWWIRLIMFTRGLTLGFCMIPMQTAMFATIQPKDTGRASALMNANRQVGGSVGVAVLATIFSERTGAHVSSASLAAAQHGDRAARAAVAHGTLLAFHDAFAVAVVLAVIGAGFAFLIHDEDAAPTMHRQVPAGAREGELAPAAGD, from the coding sequence ATGCGGCTACGCTCGATCGAATACAAGTACCTGGTAGCGGCAATCTACGTCTGCGGCCTGTTCATGGACATCATGGACTCGACGATCGTCAACGTCGCCCTGCCCACGCTGGTCAAGGACTTCCACACCACCAACAACTCGATCGAGTGGGTGGTCACCGGCTACCTGCTCTCCCTGGCGGTCTGGGTGCCGGCCTCCGGTTGGGTGGGCGACCGCTTCGGCACGAAGAAGACGTTCATCTTCGCGATGAGCGTGTTCACGCTCGGCTCCGCGCTCTGCGGACTCTCCTGGAACACGGGCAGCCTGATCGCCTTCCGCCTGCTGCAGGGAATCGGCGGCGGCATGATGAGCCCGGTGGGCTCGGCCATGCTCTATCGCGTCTTCCCGCCGCAGGAGCGGGCGAGGGCGTCCGCCTTCATTGCCGTGCCGACGATGATCGCGCCCGCGGTCGGCCCCATCGTCGGCGGCTGGCTGGTCACCGATCTCTCCTGGCGCTGGATCTTCTACATCAATCTGCCCGTCGGGCTGCTCGGCCTTACGCTGGCGATCACCTGTCTGCGCGAGCACCGGGAGCCGGCGGCGGGGCGGCTGGACATCTGGGGCTTCGTCTGCTCGGGCGCCGGGCTGGCGTTGATCCTGCTCGGGCTGTCTCGCGGGCCGGAGCACGGCTGGTTAGACCCGAGCGTGGTCGGTTCGCTCGTCGCCGGCGTGGCTTTGTTCGTGGCGCTCGTGGTGTTCGAGCTACGCAACACGGCGCCGATGCTGGACCTGCGCCTCTTCGTCGACCGTATGTTCCGCAATGCCAACCTGTTCATGTTCGCCGCCTCGGGCGGGCTGATCGGCGTGCTTTTCCTGTTGCCGCTGTTCCTGCAGGAGCTGCGCGGTCTCTCGGCGCTGCAATCCGGTCTGGCGACCTTCCCGCAGGCGATCGGCATGATCCTAATGGTGCAGCTTTCGACGCGCATGTACATGGTGGTCGGGCCGAAGCGGATGATGCTGGCCGGCATGCTGGGCCTGGCGGTGACGACCGCGCTCTTCCTGCGCATCGACCTGCAAACCGATATCTGGTGGATCCGGCTGATCATGTTCACCCGCGGCCTGACGCTCGGCTTCTGCATGATTCCGATGCAGACGGCGATGTTTGCGACGATCCAGCCGAAGGACACGGGACGAGCCTCGGCGCTGATGAACGCGAACCGCCAGGTAGGCGGTTCGGTCGGCGTCGCCGTGCTGGCCACGATCTTTTCCGAGCGGACCGGCGCACACGTTTCCTCGGCGTCGCTTGCGGCCGCGCAGCACGGCGACCGCGCGGCGCGGGCCGCGGTGGCGCACGGCACGCTGCTGGCGTTTCACGACGCCTTCGCGGTCGCGGTCGTGCTGGCGGTTATCGGCGCAGGCTTTGCCTTCCTGATCCACGACGAGGACGCGGCGCCGACCATGCACCGGCAGGTTCCGGCCGGGGCGCGCGAAGGCGAGCTGGCGCCCGCTGCCGGCGATTGA